A window from Mesorhizobium sp. WSM2240 encodes these proteins:
- a CDS encoding glycosyltransferase family 4 protein, with product MTRITVICNDSDYFLRHRLHVVERLAATDADVTVITGGKPMTKPSAGWRYEHMPIERFSFHPVLDAKVMRRSLRHFRTEKPDTVHLITLKPAVLSGLAAVLARKFGGGPQRILITIPGLGRLMSPSSTRQRAADRLARSLVDASIRFLSSQPGVHFTFETADDRHDWLHRGLIGRHNSTVISGAGVDPARFYPAGDRRVRSPMKILFASRLLKSKGLDAFVDTARHYFGNTKVEFLVAGMIEAHDPDRYAPELLEREGAIKFLGEVSDMPELLRSVDLVCLPSRYGEGIPRILIEAAASAVPCLATDLQGCREIIRDGVNGALLPPGDAGPLAASMIAAIDTYLADPELLDRQGRAGLVLFRNGQFREDAVTEQFVRLLTDSQQTAGDSTSALSPG from the coding sequence ATGACCAGGATCACTGTCATATGCAATGACAGCGATTATTTCCTCAGACATCGCCTCCATGTGGTGGAGCGGCTTGCGGCCACTGACGCGGACGTGACCGTCATCACCGGGGGAAAGCCGATGACCAAGCCATCGGCCGGCTGGCGCTACGAGCACATGCCGATAGAGCGCTTCTCCTTCCATCCGGTTCTGGACGCCAAGGTGATGCGCCGATCGCTGCGGCATTTCAGGACAGAAAAGCCGGATACCGTGCACCTCATCACGCTCAAGCCCGCGGTCCTGTCGGGGCTCGCCGCCGTGCTCGCGCGGAAGTTCGGAGGCGGGCCGCAGCGCATCCTGATCACCATACCCGGCCTTGGGCGGCTGATGTCGCCGTCCAGCACACGCCAGAGGGCAGCCGACCGCCTGGCGCGGTCCCTGGTCGATGCCTCGATACGGTTTCTTTCGTCGCAGCCGGGCGTGCACTTCACCTTCGAGACTGCGGATGACCGCCACGACTGGCTGCATCGCGGGCTGATCGGCCGGCACAATTCGACCGTCATCAGCGGCGCCGGCGTCGATCCCGCACGGTTTTATCCAGCCGGCGACCGCCGGGTGCGATCGCCCATGAAAATCCTGTTTGCGTCGCGACTGCTAAAATCGAAGGGGTTGGACGCGTTCGTCGACACGGCGCGCCACTATTTTGGGAATACCAAAGTCGAATTCTTGGTCGCGGGTATGATCGAAGCGCACGACCCCGACCGCTACGCGCCCGAACTGCTCGAGCGCGAAGGCGCCATCAAATTCCTTGGTGAAGTCTCCGATATGCCCGAACTTCTGCGCAGCGTGGACCTGGTCTGCCTGCCTTCCCGCTACGGCGAGGGCATTCCGCGCATCCTGATCGAGGCCGCGGCGAGCGCGGTTCCCTGCCTTGCCACCGACCTTCAGGGATGCCGAGAAATCATCCGCGACGGCGTGAACGGAGCGTTGCTTCCACCGGGCGATGCAGGCCCCTTGGCGGCCTCGATGATAGCCGCGATCGACACGTACCTCGCCGATCCCGAATTGCTGGACCGGCAGGGTCGTGCCGGTCTGGTGTTGTTCAGGAATGGCCAGTTCCGGGAGGACGCAGTGACCGAGCAGTTCGTGCGCCTGCTCACCGATAGTCAACAGACCGCTGGGGATTCGACGTCGGCGCTGTCGCCCGGCTGA
- a CDS encoding sugar transferase, with protein sequence MKRAFDIVLAATGLVVAAPLILAAAVLIRLTSPGPAIFRQTRVGLNEKPFTCLKLRTMYCETGNVPSHEAGASSITPVGRLLRRFKFDELPQLWNVLAGSMSFVGPRPCLPSQTALIAARRAYGLYKLCPGITGVAQVAGVDMSDPEKLAALDAAYLSDMSLAADIRLILATALGSGQGDRVRPVE encoded by the coding sequence ATGAAGCGCGCATTCGACATCGTACTTGCCGCCACCGGACTTGTGGTCGCGGCGCCGCTGATCCTGGCTGCCGCGGTGTTGATCCGGCTCACCTCGCCGGGTCCGGCGATCTTCCGCCAGACCCGCGTGGGACTGAACGAGAAGCCTTTCACCTGCCTGAAGCTGCGCACCATGTATTGCGAGACCGGGAACGTGCCGAGCCACGAGGCGGGTGCGTCGTCGATCACGCCGGTCGGAAGACTTCTTCGGCGGTTCAAATTCGACGAACTGCCGCAACTGTGGAACGTGCTGGCGGGCAGCATGAGTTTTGTCGGGCCGAGACCATGCCTGCCTTCTCAGACGGCGCTGATTGCGGCGCGCAGGGCGTACGGGCTCTATAAGCTGTGTCCCGGCATTACCGGTGTGGCGCAGGTTGCGGGTGTGGACATGTCCGACCCGGAAAAGCTGGCGGCGCTTGATGCGGCCTATCTGAGCGACATGTCGCTTGCCGCCGACATAAGGCTGATCCTGGCGACGGCGCTCGGCTCCGGGCAGGGCGACCGTGTGAGGCCGGTGGAATAA
- a CDS encoding HlyD family type I secretion periplasmic adaptor subunit, whose product MTEKITDWRQRVSTRTGRISAAGYLTIAAFVGGFGFWAATAPLAGAAIAPGIVAAAGQNINIQHLEGGIIREILIREGERVRAGEPVIVLDSTVAEAQLNRLIKQMVALQAKGWRLEAQRDGAENFSMPDSFSAPGNKMEHLAIVSEQQKEFTARLARYRAELEILAQRVAALKEAIEGLNAQKKAGVDQLAIVREEVNRKKELLEKGLTNRSEYTALLRSEAELIGQVGALQSQIASSATQIVEARQQTERLTTTRVEQAVSELNTVRASIADLEEQVRAAQSVLERTVIRAPADGIVIRTVYTAPGSVIRAGEPMIQMLPTTRELIIEAQVRPQDIDLLRVGQEASMLFSALNARTTPQVPGTVFYVSADRLIDETNGLPYYTARLKITENLPPEISADQIYPGMPVETFIRTGERTFVEYLLQPLADSFTRAFREQ is encoded by the coding sequence ATGACCGAGAAGATCACAGACTGGCGCCAGCGGGTGTCGACACGCACCGGCAGGATTTCCGCGGCGGGCTATCTGACCATCGCGGCGTTCGTCGGCGGCTTCGGTTTCTGGGCAGCGACCGCACCGCTCGCGGGAGCCGCGATCGCGCCCGGAATCGTTGCAGCCGCCGGCCAGAACATCAACATCCAGCACCTCGAAGGAGGGATCATCCGCGAGATCCTGATCCGCGAGGGCGAACGCGTCCGTGCCGGCGAACCGGTCATCGTGCTCGATTCCACGGTCGCCGAAGCGCAACTCAATCGCCTGATCAAACAAATGGTCGCCCTCCAGGCCAAAGGATGGCGGCTCGAGGCCCAGCGAGACGGCGCGGAAAACTTTTCCATGCCCGACAGCTTCTCGGCGCCGGGAAACAAGATGGAACATCTGGCGATCGTGAGCGAGCAGCAGAAGGAATTCACAGCCCGCCTCGCCCGCTACAGGGCGGAACTCGAGATACTCGCCCAGCGCGTCGCCGCTCTCAAGGAAGCCATCGAAGGCCTGAACGCCCAAAAAAAGGCGGGCGTGGATCAGCTGGCCATCGTGCGAGAGGAGGTGAACCGCAAGAAAGAGCTGCTGGAAAAGGGGCTGACCAACCGGTCGGAATATACGGCGCTGCTGCGCAGCGAGGCCGAACTCATCGGCCAGGTCGGCGCACTTCAGTCCCAGATAGCGAGTTCGGCGACCCAGATCGTTGAAGCGCGCCAGCAGACCGAACGGCTGACCACAACGCGGGTCGAACAGGCGGTAAGCGAACTCAACACCGTTCGCGCCTCGATCGCCGATCTGGAAGAGCAGGTACGCGCGGCCCAGTCGGTACTTGAACGCACGGTCATCAGGGCGCCTGCCGACGGCATCGTCATCAGAACCGTCTACACCGCGCCCGGCAGCGTGATCCGGGCGGGTGAGCCGATGATCCAGATGCTGCCGACCACTCGCGAACTGATCATCGAGGCGCAGGTGCGCCCGCAGGACATCGACCTGCTGCGGGTCGGCCAGGAAGCCAGCATGCTCTTTTCCGCGCTCAACGCGCGCACCACGCCGCAGGTGCCGGGCACCGTCTTCTACGTATCGGCAGACCGCCTGATCGATGAAACCAATGGCTTGCCCTACTATACGGCTCGGCTGAAGATCACCGAAAACCTGCCCCCCGAGATTAGCGCCGACCAGATCTATCCAGGTATGCCGGTCGAAACCTTTATCAGAACGGGCGAACGGACCTTCGTCGAATATCTTCTGCAGCCGCTCGCCGACTCATTCACGCGCGCCTTCCGCGAGCAATAG
- a CDS encoding glycosyltransferase, translating into MQKVPLTLIIPVFGRPEALDRALRSVDGQGSLPEEVIVVDDGSPVPSAIDLDLAHRLNVRLIRHERNRGPAAARNTGMREARTDWITFLDSDDYLLRGSMAERWQGVQEQLRRGAPETTIFGCGWIDFTANHDASRLRWPRPAAEPRAFASGCWFSPGSCVILNGPKAVAAAGFQDETLRRFEDIDWFLSLALKGFSLEILPVAAVAIERQRVQHPEQIEADAGAIRAKWQSALDRALFARLDSYMDLEIAAVYHFRGSTLRALKALSASLAKAPRLSLQLSPGWHLEPIAGIPKDSISLKARL; encoded by the coding sequence ATGCAGAAAGTGCCACTGACGCTCATAATTCCGGTCTTTGGCCGCCCAGAAGCATTGGACCGGGCGCTCCGAAGTGTCGATGGTCAGGGCAGCCTGCCCGAGGAAGTCATCGTGGTCGACGACGGTTCGCCCGTCCCCTCGGCGATCGACCTCGATCTGGCCCACCGTCTGAATGTTCGCCTGATACGGCATGAGCGCAATCGCGGGCCGGCCGCCGCCCGCAACACCGGTATGCGCGAGGCCCGCACCGACTGGATCACATTCCTCGACAGCGACGACTACCTGCTCCGCGGCAGCATGGCGGAGCGCTGGCAGGGCGTGCAGGAACAACTTCGTCGGGGAGCGCCGGAGACCACCATTTTCGGCTGCGGCTGGATCGACTTCACCGCCAACCACGACGCCTCCCGCTTGCGCTGGCCCCGTCCGGCCGCCGAACCGCGCGCATTTGCCTCCGGGTGCTGGTTCTCGCCGGGCTCATGCGTGATCCTGAACGGGCCCAAAGCCGTTGCCGCCGCAGGGTTCCAGGATGAGACGCTCAGGCGCTTCGAGGACATCGACTGGTTCCTGTCGCTGGCTCTGAAGGGCTTTTCGCTCGAGATACTTCCCGTCGCGGCGGTTGCGATCGAGAGGCAGCGCGTGCAGCATCCCGAGCAAATTGAGGCGGACGCCGGCGCCATCCGGGCGAAATGGCAAAGCGCGCTGGACCGTGCGCTCTTTGCCCGCCTCGACAGCTATATGGATCTCGAGATCGCGGCAGTCTACCATTTCCGCGGCTCGACACTGCGTGCGCTGAAGGCGCTTTCGGCGTCGCTGGCGAAAGCGCCGCGCCTGTCGCTGCAATTATCTCCCGGCTGGCATCTGGAACCGATCGCCGGTATCCCGAAGGACAGCATATCGCTGAAGGCGCGTCTCTAG
- a CDS encoding type I secretion system permease/ATPase yields the protein MFSADTKRYFLKSIVEIGIFSAAANLLLLVFPLYLLQIYDRVLPSSSMDTLVYISLFALASLIVLGLLEVFRAQYAGRVASKLDTVIGSDMFLASMNGPRAGLGDVQPLRDLATVRSFVSSRALFFLFDLPFAPLFIVLLYFIHPLLFVITVVGAVLMIAVAILNQAATSRSGRAASETLVSTMSSAQSFARNFETVRALGMSSNILDLWGNRFADSLAASDKVNKTNAFYSGLSRTIRMVLQIAILGIGAYLVLDGQMTAGMIFASSIISGRALQPLDQIIGGWRQIVDTQRAWQRLKALARGTAAAAAAREHVSLPEPKGALAADQIIYFVPDSDPGAPPLIKRISFKIEAGETVALIGPSQAGKSTLARLIVGAIIPRSGVIRLDGADIKNWDADELGSHLGYLPQDVELFPGTIAQNISRFDPQAVDEEIVAAAQRAQVHELILRQKAGYATEIGPVGVRLSGGEKQRIGLARAFYGDPKLIVLDEPNANLDAEGEQALEKSILEARARKRTVVIITHKPSIAGKCDRVLMLRDGQIELYGPAKDVLQRLTQGPQKAPETQPATARSDTGESVRVSVG from the coding sequence ATGTTTTCAGCTGACACCAAACGATATTTCTTGAAGAGCATCGTCGAGATCGGTATTTTCTCGGCGGCGGCGAACCTGCTTTTGCTTGTCTTTCCGCTGTATCTGCTACAGATCTATGACCGCGTGCTCCCTTCGTCCAGCATGGATACGCTGGTCTATATTTCGCTCTTCGCACTTGCCTCCCTGATTGTGCTGGGGCTTCTCGAAGTTTTCCGCGCGCAATATGCCGGTCGCGTTGCGTCGAAGCTGGACACGGTGATCGGGTCGGACATGTTCCTGGCCTCGATGAATGGGCCACGTGCGGGCCTCGGCGATGTCCAGCCGCTTCGCGACCTTGCGACAGTGAGGAGCTTCGTGTCCTCGCGCGCGCTGTTCTTTCTGTTCGATCTTCCCTTTGCGCCGCTGTTCATAGTCCTTCTTTACTTCATTCATCCATTGCTCTTCGTCATCACCGTTGTCGGCGCGGTATTGATGATCGCGGTCGCCATCCTCAACCAAGCGGCAACCAGCCGTAGCGGCCGGGCGGCAAGCGAAACGCTGGTTTCGACGATGAGCTCCGCGCAGTCATTTGCCCGCAATTTCGAGACGGTCAGGGCTCTCGGCATGTCGTCGAACATCCTCGATTTGTGGGGCAACCGGTTTGCCGATTCGCTCGCCGCATCGGATAAGGTGAATAAGACCAATGCCTTCTACAGCGGCCTGTCGCGCACCATCCGGATGGTGCTCCAGATCGCCATCCTCGGCATCGGCGCCTATCTGGTGCTGGACGGGCAGATGACGGCGGGCATGATCTTCGCCTCATCGATCATTTCCGGTCGCGCCCTGCAGCCGCTCGACCAGATCATCGGCGGATGGCGCCAGATAGTCGATACGCAGCGCGCCTGGCAAAGGCTGAAGGCGCTTGCCCGCGGAACAGCGGCCGCAGCCGCAGCGCGCGAACACGTGTCGCTGCCTGAGCCGAAGGGTGCGCTTGCCGCCGACCAAATCATCTATTTCGTTCCGGATTCGGATCCGGGCGCTCCGCCGCTCATCAAGCGCATCAGCTTCAAGATCGAGGCTGGCGAAACGGTAGCCCTGATCGGACCCAGTCAGGCCGGGAAATCCACGCTGGCCCGACTGATCGTCGGCGCGATCATACCGCGATCCGGAGTAATCCGCCTGGACGGCGCCGATATCAAAAACTGGGACGCGGACGAACTTGGAAGCCATCTTGGCTATTTGCCCCAGGATGTGGAGCTGTTTCCCGGCACCATCGCCCAGAACATCTCCCGGTTCGACCCGCAGGCGGTCGACGAGGAGATCGTCGCGGCGGCGCAGCGCGCACAAGTTCACGAGTTGATTCTGCGCCAGAAGGCCGGCTACGCGACCGAGATTGGCCCGGTCGGTGTACGGCTATCCGGCGGCGAAAAGCAGCGCATCGGGCTTGCCCGGGCTTTCTATGGCGATCCCAAGCTCATCGTCCTCGATGAACCGAACGCCAACCTGGACGCGGAAGGCGAGCAGGCGCTGGAAAAGTCGATCCTCGAGGCGCGCGCGCGCAAGCGAACGGTTGTGATCATCACCCATAAACCGTCGATCGCAGGCAAATGCGACCGGGTGCTGATGTTGCGCGACGGACAAATCGAGCTTTATGGACCTGCAAAGGACGTATTGCAGCGCCTGACGCAAGGACCGCAGAAGGCACCCGAAACCCAGCCAGCGACAGCTCGCAGCGACACGGGCGAGTCCGTGCGGGTTTCGGTCGGGTAA
- a CDS encoding NAD-dependent epimerase/dehydratase family protein yields MRHLRDAGFSVRAISRTAGNWEEGVETATLPDSAASLGEFERVLNGADHVVHGAGLTNGSAQTPESEFMQANAELTARFAEAAAHVVSGRFLLMSSIRAVAGAGFDGILTPETPAQPTCAYGRSKRAAELAALTHFPNASRLSILRLPPVYGAGMKGNLAKMLRLADTHYPLPFGALRNRRSLLSVEALAAAAVDLLRMAQIRQIYLASDRYPVSTDEIFTAFRAGLDRPARLLPVPAGLLKEAARLAGRGEDWQGLFAEQICDSSALADDGWRQTEDPRPGLADAARDFQKSKS; encoded by the coding sequence GTGCGGCATCTGCGCGACGCCGGTTTTTCCGTTCGGGCGATCTCGCGAACGGCCGGCAATTGGGAGGAAGGTGTCGAGACTGCCACCCTCCCAGATTCCGCCGCTTCGCTCGGTGAGTTCGAGCGTGTTCTCAACGGCGCCGATCACGTCGTGCACGGCGCAGGTCTCACCAATGGTTCGGCCCAAACGCCGGAATCCGAATTTATGCAGGCGAATGCGGAGCTGACAGCGCGATTTGCCGAAGCCGCAGCTCACGTGGTTTCGGGCCGGTTTCTGCTCATGTCTTCGATACGTGCTGTCGCCGGGGCCGGTTTCGACGGCATATTGACGCCGGAAACGCCTGCCCAACCTACCTGCGCCTATGGGCGGTCCAAGCGGGCCGCGGAACTGGCAGCGCTGACGCACTTTCCGAACGCCTCCAGGCTTTCGATCCTTCGCCTGCCGCCGGTCTATGGGGCAGGCATGAAGGGAAATCTCGCAAAGATGCTTCGCTTGGCCGATACCCACTATCCTCTCCCTTTCGGAGCCCTTCGCAACCGTCGGTCCTTGCTCTCGGTGGAGGCATTGGCCGCGGCGGCGGTCGACCTGCTCCGCATGGCGCAAATCCGGCAGATCTATCTGGCGAGCGACCGCTATCCGGTGAGCACAGACGAGATATTCACCGCCTTCCGCGCAGGGCTGGACAGGCCCGCGCGTCTGCTGCCCGTTCCAGCCGGTCTGCTCAAGGAGGCTGCAAGGCTTGCCGGGCGCGGCGAAGACTGGCAGGGCCTGTTTGCCGAGCAGATTTGTGATTCTTCGGCGCTGGCAGACGATGGATGGCGGCAGACGGAAGACCCCCGGCCCGGCCTGGCCGATGCGGCAAGAGATTTTCAAAAGTCTAAGTCATGA
- a CDS encoding O-antigen ligase family protein, translating into MPQPIFGLTLDRMNRLYMGIVTGWGAVIGSAVSFMVGGAFIWAIVRLLRRDFPLSRVREARIVAHIFAGFFAIEALAGAISYNGVVTLYEIGQNTLYLAFLPIYSRLSVSERSGVRDAVELAAMGGAYVAFAIALVESFGFGLRAEGGAGNAYPFALANFMTLTITFLASQRAHGRWRVLFALAALASVGSIILSGTRGLWPGLVIVPAICIWFYRDHIARRYLLPSIAVFSVALLAFGLFATPFVRDRVELLIEDYGQIVEKSDYSGSVGQRLTVWKAGWQLVTEAPFFGHGPGHSAELMIERTKAISGTPLSYSHFHNVFLNYAVRDGIPGALIVAMMLLGPVILAWRKNRDEMGDYGLAMTGGIMMSFFLSGLLNNMIGHDLSDSMFIVGILTGLFFVFGSGRDSESRSNG; encoded by the coding sequence GTGCCCCAACCAATTTTCGGCCTGACCCTGGACAGGATGAACCGCCTCTATATGGGGATCGTCACCGGCTGGGGGGCGGTGATCGGCAGCGCCGTCAGCTTCATGGTCGGCGGTGCGTTCATCTGGGCGATCGTCCGCCTCCTGAGAAGGGATTTTCCCCTGTCGCGGGTTCGCGAAGCTCGGATAGTGGCGCATATCTTCGCGGGTTTTTTCGCAATTGAAGCCCTCGCCGGAGCGATTTCATACAATGGCGTTGTGACCCTGTACGAAATCGGTCAAAACACGCTCTATCTTGCTTTTCTGCCCATCTACTCCCGCCTTTCGGTTTCGGAACGCTCAGGCGTTCGCGACGCGGTCGAACTTGCTGCGATGGGCGGCGCCTATGTGGCATTCGCCATTGCCCTGGTGGAGAGCTTCGGATTTGGCCTGCGAGCCGAAGGCGGCGCCGGCAACGCCTATCCCTTCGCACTTGCGAATTTCATGACCCTCACGATCACTTTCCTGGCCAGCCAGCGCGCGCATGGCCGATGGCGTGTGCTGTTCGCGCTGGCCGCACTCGCCTCAGTCGGCAGCATCATCCTATCAGGGACACGCGGCCTATGGCCCGGACTCGTCATCGTTCCCGCAATCTGCATCTGGTTCTATCGCGATCACATAGCCCGGCGCTACCTGCTGCCGTCCATAGCGGTGTTTTCGGTCGCACTGTTGGCCTTCGGGCTGTTCGCCACACCCTTCGTCCGCGACCGTGTCGAGTTGCTGATCGAAGACTATGGGCAAATAGTGGAAAAGAGCGATTATTCGGGATCGGTCGGCCAGCGATTGACCGTCTGGAAGGCGGGTTGGCAACTCGTCACGGAAGCGCCGTTCTTCGGTCACGGGCCGGGTCACAGCGCAGAACTGATGATCGAGCGCACCAAGGCGATCTCGGGAACGCCTCTCTCATATTCGCATTTCCACAATGTTTTTCTCAACTATGCCGTACGCGATGGCATTCCCGGCGCCCTGATCGTCGCGATGATGCTTCTCGGCCCGGTGATTCTGGCCTGGCGCAAGAACCGCGACGAGATGGGAGACTATGGCCTGGCCATGACGGGGGGCATCATGATGAGCTTTTTCCTGAGCGGCCTGCTGAACAATATGATCGGCCATGACCTGTCCGACTCGATGTTCATCGTCGGAATATTGACCGGCCTGTTTTTTGTTTTTGGCAGCGGGCGTGATTCCGAGTCGCGATCTAACGGCTGA
- a CDS encoding nucleoside-diphosphate sugar epimerase/dehydratase, protein MKLSNLRLPARFARYAGTLHDFGVAAGSFVLAYLTVLGAKAFDVPGNEEKTLGFVAIFGVFYFVFSLHRGSWRYVSIPDLIIIIKVALATTVTYTVASFLMTRGANVPRSVPVLAGVFMVTALAGSRLACRLLVEKILWRTSHLAPAPANRRNVLLYGLNDGAESFIRASRRGQSEFNVAGILDDSMMNQARTLQGVRVLGSFEDVGKIADRLERTGIPISELIVTEAAPTRQHLGEIVEKTAKLGIKTSIIPDVTETALITSRSLLEPKEIELGDLLDRPEVVTDISSIARLINNKTILATGAGGSIGSELCRQIAQLGPRLLVITDSSEFHLYMLDMELREKYRDLKISTRLMDVRDSTRVSRLFAETRPDVVFHAAALKHVPLAESNPLEAIKTNFLGTKNVADAALVNEVASFVMISTDKAVNPTNVMGATKRAAEAYCQALDINSKKTHFKTVRFGNVLGSNGSVVPRFQEQILAGGPVTVTHPDIVRFFMTIPEAVRLVLNASAEHGGEELQRGKIMVLDMGEPVRIVDLAERMMQLAGLKPYVDIDIVFSGLRPGEKLFEELFDPSEVQDLRTEDGYVVASPRVIDKLLLDKSIAELQNAVAREDRGRALELLLHIVPEYRSAKAMQEQAAKLIAQDLDDAAPFS, encoded by the coding sequence ATGAAACTCAGTAACTTGCGTCTGCCTGCCCGATTTGCCCGTTATGCGGGTACTCTGCACGATTTCGGAGTTGCGGCCGGCTCATTCGTCTTGGCCTATCTGACCGTTCTCGGCGCAAAGGCGTTCGACGTGCCGGGCAATGAGGAGAAGACGCTCGGCTTCGTGGCCATTTTCGGGGTCTTCTATTTCGTCTTTTCGCTGCATCGCGGTTCGTGGCGATACGTCTCGATTCCCGATCTGATCATTATCATCAAGGTGGCGCTCGCGACGACGGTAACCTACACGGTCGCGTCGTTCCTGATGACCCGCGGCGCCAATGTTCCGCGCTCGGTGCCGGTTTTGGCCGGGGTATTCATGGTGACCGCGCTTGCCGGCTCCCGGCTGGCCTGTCGTCTTCTGGTCGAGAAAATCCTCTGGCGTACGAGTCATCTCGCCCCAGCGCCGGCAAATCGGCGAAACGTGCTTCTTTACGGGCTGAACGACGGCGCAGAAAGCTTCATACGCGCAAGCCGCCGGGGGCAAAGTGAGTTCAACGTCGCCGGGATTCTTGACGACAGCATGATGAACCAGGCCAGAACGCTTCAGGGCGTTAGGGTTCTCGGGTCGTTCGAGGATGTCGGTAAAATCGCCGACCGGCTGGAGCGAACCGGCATCCCCATATCCGAGTTGATCGTCACCGAAGCAGCCCCCACCCGCCAGCATCTCGGCGAGATCGTCGAAAAGACAGCGAAGCTCGGCATCAAGACTTCGATAATCCCGGATGTTACGGAGACCGCGCTCATTACCAGCCGGTCGCTGCTGGAACCGAAGGAGATTGAACTCGGAGATCTTCTCGATCGTCCGGAGGTCGTTACCGACATATCGAGCATAGCCCGGCTCATCAACAACAAGACGATTCTCGCTACTGGCGCCGGAGGGTCGATCGGTTCGGAGCTCTGCCGCCAGATCGCGCAGCTCGGACCGAGGCTGCTGGTCATTACCGACAGTTCGGAATTCCACCTTTATATGCTCGATATGGAGCTCCGGGAAAAATACCGGGATCTGAAAATCAGCACGAGGCTGATGGATGTGCGCGACAGCACGCGGGTTTCGCGGCTGTTTGCCGAAACGCGACCGGATGTGGTGTTTCACGCCGCCGCGCTCAAGCACGTGCCGCTGGCCGAGAGCAATCCGCTTGAGGCTATCAAAACCAATTTCCTCGGCACCAAGAATGTCGCCGATGCGGCGCTCGTCAACGAAGTCGCAAGCTTCGTAATGATCTCGACCGACAAGGCGGTGAACCCCACGAATGTGATGGGGGCGACGAAGCGTGCTGCGGAAGCCTATTGCCAGGCCCTCGACATCAACTCGAAAAAGACTCACTTCAAGACCGTCAGATTCGGCAACGTGCTCGGCTCGAATGGCTCGGTGGTGCCGCGATTCCAGGAACAGATCCTCGCCGGCGGACCGGTGACCGTCACCCATCCGGATATTGTGCGGTTTTTCATGACGATCCCGGAAGCGGTCCGGCTGGTTCTGAACGCGTCGGCCGAACACGGCGGCGAAGAGTTGCAGCGCGGCAAGATCATGGTGTTGGATATGGGTGAGCCGGTCCGCATCGTCGATCTGGCCGAGCGCATGATGCAGCTCGCCGGACTGAAACCCTATGTCGACATAGATATCGTGTTCTCCGGTCTGCGGCCGGGGGAAAAGCTGTTCGAGGAGCTTTTCGATCCTTCCGAAGTCCAGGACCTGCGCACGGAAGACGGCTATGTGGTTGCATCGCCGCGCGTCATCGACAAGTTGCTTCTGGACAAGTCGATCGCCGAACTTCAGAACGCGGTAGCACGTGAGGACCGCGGGCGGGCGCTCGAACTGCTGCTTCACATCGTTCCGGAGTACCGCAGCGCCAAAGCAATGCAGGAACAGGCTGCGAAGCTTATTGCGCAGGATTTGGACGACGCCGCACCATTTTCATGA